The proteins below are encoded in one region of Fibrella aestuarina BUZ 2:
- a CDS encoding saccharopine dehydrogenase family protein encodes MKTIVVVGLGKVGSLVGLLLSKRFSVSGFDRQAPAYELPFPVRQGDVTDTDALQDALQAADGVVSCLPYNLNLPIARVAHQLGIHYFDLTEDVPTTDAIREMAKTAKGVMAPQCGLAPGLIGIVGSDLAQRFDRLRDIELRVGALPRYPNGLLGYSFTWSPAGVINEYLNDCEVIANGQRKMVPALDGIELINIEGQEFEAFSTSGGLGTLCETYEGKVDTLNYKTIRYPGHCKLMRFLLYELILKNQRELTEQILTEAKPPVQADVVYVYAVVEGWRNGQLAREEFYRAYHPRLIDGQAWRAISWTTAGSVAAVVELVADEQLPQQGFLKQEMIPFKAFLETRNGSFFNE; translated from the coding sequence ATGAAGACAATCGTCGTTGTTGGTTTAGGTAAAGTAGGCTCGCTGGTAGGCCTGTTATTGAGTAAGCGTTTCAGCGTGAGCGGGTTCGACCGGCAGGCGCCTGCCTACGAATTACCCTTTCCCGTTCGGCAGGGCGACGTGACGGATACCGATGCGTTACAGGACGCACTCCAGGCTGCCGATGGCGTGGTGTCGTGCCTCCCCTACAACCTGAATTTGCCCATTGCCCGCGTCGCCCACCAACTGGGCATTCACTATTTCGACCTGACCGAGGATGTACCCACCACCGATGCCATTCGGGAGATGGCTAAAACGGCTAAGGGCGTGATGGCACCGCAATGCGGATTGGCGCCGGGTCTTATCGGGATCGTGGGGTCCGATCTGGCGCAGCGATTCGACCGGCTGCGCGACATTGAACTGCGTGTAGGGGCGCTACCTCGTTACCCCAACGGGCTGTTGGGCTATTCATTTACCTGGTCGCCGGCGGGGGTCATCAACGAGTACCTCAACGATTGCGAAGTGATCGCCAACGGGCAGCGCAAGATGGTGCCGGCGCTCGATGGTATCGAGTTGATCAACATCGAAGGGCAGGAATTTGAGGCCTTCAGTACGTCGGGCGGGCTGGGTACGTTGTGCGAGACCTACGAAGGCAAGGTCGATACGCTCAACTACAAGACGATCCGCTACCCCGGCCACTGCAAGTTGATGCGCTTTCTGCTCTATGAGCTGATCCTGAAAAACCAGCGTGAACTCACCGAGCAGATTCTGACCGAAGCCAAACCACCCGTACAGGCCGACGTGGTGTATGTCTACGCCGTGGTGGAAGGCTGGCGCAATGGCCAACTGGCCCGCGAAGAGTTTTACCGGGCCTATCACCCCCGCCTGATCGATGGGCAAGCCTGGCGGGCCATTTCCTGGACCACCGCCGGTTCCGTAGCGGCGGTAGTTGAGCTGGTCGCCGATGAACAATTACCGCAGCAAGGTTTTCTGAAACAGGAAATGATCCCCTTCAAGGCCTTCCTCGAAACCCGCAACGGGAGCTTTTTCAACGAGTGA
- a CDS encoding 50S ribosomal protein L25/general stress protein Ctc produces MKKIEIVGYQRANLGRTESQAIRAEGNVPCVLYGNGQQVHFYAPAILFRPLLFTPDVYDVTLNIEGAEYRAILQETQFHPVSDALIHADFLQVSDKAVKVAVPVRLVGNAPGVQKGGKLVTRIRKLRVRGPVDSIPEYIDVDVSTLDLGKSVRVGQIPVDGIEMLEQASNPVASIEIPRALRGQVSK; encoded by the coding sequence ATGAAAAAAATCGAGATTGTAGGGTATCAACGAGCGAATCTCGGCCGGACGGAATCACAAGCCATTCGCGCCGAGGGTAATGTACCCTGTGTGTTGTATGGAAATGGTCAGCAGGTGCATTTCTATGCCCCCGCTATTTTGTTCCGTCCGTTGTTGTTCACGCCCGACGTCTATGACGTTACGCTGAACATCGAAGGCGCTGAGTACCGCGCCATTTTGCAAGAAACACAGTTCCACCCCGTTAGCGACGCGCTGATTCACGCCGACTTTCTGCAAGTGTCAGACAAAGCCGTGAAAGTAGCCGTTCCGGTTCGGTTGGTGGGTAATGCACCCGGTGTACAGAAAGGGGGTAAACTGGTAACCCGTATCCGCAAACTGCGCGTACGTGGACCGGTTGACAGCATCCCCGAGTACATCGACGTAGACGTATCAACCCTCGACCTGGGTAAGTCTGTTCGGGTGGGTCAGATTCCCGTCGACGGCATCGAAATGCTGGAGCAGGCGTCGAACCCCGTAGCCAGCATCGAGATCCCGCGCGCACTGCGTGGCCAGGTGTCCAAGTAA
- a CDS encoding ribose-phosphate pyrophosphokinase has product MASFNPVKIFSGSQSTYLAEKIAHYYGKDLGGYTCRRFSDGEMSPSFEESVRGCDVFLIQSTPPPGDNLMELLLMVDAARRASAHYVTVVIPYFGYARQDRKDKPRVAIAAKLVANMLAASGADRLMTIDLHAGQIQGFFDFPVDHLEGTSVFVPYIRNLNLENLIIASPDVGGANRARTFAKHFNAEIVLCDKHRKRANEIASMQVIGDVEGANVVLVDDLIDTGGTLCKAAQILLDKGALSVRAICTHPVMSGKAHENIANSVLEELVVADTLPLSQPNPKIRVLSVAELFAKAIGRIRDHESISSLFIRY; this is encoded by the coding sequence ATGGCATCGTTCAACCCCGTCAAGATTTTTTCCGGCAGTCAATCGACGTACCTGGCCGAGAAGATTGCTCACTACTACGGGAAAGATCTGGGTGGCTACACCTGCCGGCGGTTCAGCGACGGCGAGATGTCGCCTTCCTTTGAAGAGTCGGTGCGAGGCTGCGACGTGTTCCTGATTCAGTCGACCCCACCGCCGGGCGACAACCTGATGGAACTGCTCCTGATGGTCGACGCGGCGCGGCGGGCCTCGGCTCACTACGTAACGGTGGTCATCCCCTACTTCGGTTACGCGCGGCAGGACCGGAAAGACAAACCCCGCGTGGCGATTGCCGCCAAACTAGTGGCCAACATGCTGGCCGCTTCGGGTGCCGACCGCCTGATGACGATTGACCTGCACGCGGGTCAGATTCAGGGCTTTTTCGATTTCCCCGTCGATCATCTGGAAGGCACGTCGGTATTTGTGCCATACATCCGCAACCTGAACCTCGAAAACCTGATTATTGCCTCGCCCGACGTGGGTGGCGCCAACCGCGCCCGCACGTTTGCCAAGCACTTCAACGCCGAAATCGTACTGTGCGACAAGCACCGGAAACGGGCCAACGAGATTGCCTCGATGCAGGTAATCGGTGATGTGGAAGGGGCCAACGTGGTGCTGGTCGATGACCTGATCGACACGGGCGGCACGCTCTGCAAAGCCGCGCAAATCCTGCTCGACAAGGGAGCGCTGTCGGTTCGGGCGATCTGTACACACCCGGTGATGTCGGGCAAAGCGCACGAGAACATCGCCAACTCGGTGCTGGAAGAACTGGTCGTAGCCGATACGCTGCCGCTGAGCCAGCCCAACCCCAAAATTCGGGTGCTGTCCGTTGCCGAGCTGTTTGCCAAAGCCATCGGCCGCATCCGTGATCACGAATCTATTAGTTCCCTGTTTATACGCTACTAA